The following proteins come from a genomic window of Candidatus Alcyoniella australis:
- a CDS encoding ABC transporter permease, producing the protein AVLEVIGEDYVIAARARGMPEWLVMLKHVMRNAAIPILTVIGLQFGALLSGAVITENVFAWPGLGTEFISALNRRDYPVVQGCVLLFAFVFVGVNLLTDLAYAIADPRIRLGVRGESR; encoded by the coding sequence GCGCAGTGCTCGAGGTGATCGGCGAGGACTACGTGATCGCGGCGCGCGCGCGGGGCATGCCCGAGTGGCTGGTAATGCTCAAGCACGTGATGCGCAACGCGGCGATTCCGATCCTGACCGTAATCGGATTGCAGTTCGGCGCGCTGCTCTCCGGCGCGGTGATTACCGAGAACGTCTTTGCCTGGCCCGGGCTGGGCACCGAGTTCATCAGTGCGCTCAACCGCCGCGACTACCCGGTGGTCCAGGGCTGCGTGCTGCTCTTCGCCTTCGTGTTCGTCGGCGTCAACCTGCTTACCGACCTGGCCTACGCAATAGCCGATCCGCGCATCAGGCTCGGGGTTCGCGGAGAGTCGCGATGA